From Rutidosis leptorrhynchoides isolate AG116_Rl617_1_P2 chromosome 3, CSIRO_AGI_Rlap_v1, whole genome shotgun sequence, a single genomic window includes:
- the LOC139902108 gene encoding uncharacterized protein has protein sequence MDSSQNTDSDNESQMSDCDLELIEGGYNVLNVLEWLEMLDNDDAAENSRIIIRRRRLNRDRISIGNRLFNDYFSGDLTFSGDYFKKRFRMSRSLFIRIDYAILNHVVQPLPRKPTEDDIRRLHAKHSEMHGFSGMLGSLDCMYWP, from the exons ATGGATAGTTCTCAAAATACCGATAGCGATAACGAAAGCCAAATGTCGGATTGCGATCTTGAGTTGATTGAAGGCGGTTACAATGTACTTAATGTACTAGAGTGGCTCGAAATGTTAGATAATGATGATGCAGCTGAAAATTCTCGGATCATTATCAGAAGACGTCGGTTAAATAGAGATCGAATTTCTATCGGAAATCGTTTGTTCAACGACTACTTTTCCGGCGACCTAACGTTTTCAGGAGATTATTTCAAAAAACGCTTCCGAATGAGCAGGTCCTTATTTATCCGTATTGATTATGCTATTTTAAACCACGTTGTTCAACCGTTACCTAG GAAACCTACTGAAGATGACATTCGCCGATTGCATGCTAAACACTCCGAAATGCATGGTTTTTCGGGCATGTTAGGTAGTCTCGATTGCATGTATTGGCCTTGA